A region of Dioscorea cayenensis subsp. rotundata cultivar TDr96_F1 chromosome 5, TDr96_F1_v2_PseudoChromosome.rev07_lg8_w22 25.fasta, whole genome shotgun sequence DNA encodes the following proteins:
- the LOC120262234 gene encoding subtilisin-like protease 3 produces the protein MASPHVAGVMALIKKKHPTWSQAAIQSAIITTADDVDLAGNRFIDMKNWKPSNIFARGAGHINPPKAMDPGLVYDRNFNDYIGYMCGLKYNPTLMQRITGRKVNCTTVKNIKPSQLNYPSIMVTLSSKSSNETITRTATNVGKANSVYTPKIIHPANASLILSTNRL, from the coding sequence ATGGCATCGCCCCATGTAGCAGGAGTTATGGCCTTGATCAAGAAGAAACACCCAACATGGTCTCAAGCTGCCATCCAGTCAGCGATAATAACAACTGCTGACGATGTCGATCTTGCTGGAAACCGGTTCATTGACATGAAAAATTGGAAGCCATCCAACATCTTTGCTCGGGGCGCTGGACATATCAATCCCCCAAAAGCCATGGATCCAGGTCTTGTCTATGACCGAAACTTCAATGACTACATTGGCTACATGTGTGGTCTAAAGTACAATCCCACTCTCATGCAACGTATCACTGGCAGAAAAGTGAATTGCACCACAGTGAAGAACATCAAACCATCCCAACTCAACTACCCTTCCATTATGGTAACTTTGAGCTCCAAGTCTTCAAATGAGACTATTACGAGGACAGCAACCAATGTTGGGAAAGCCAACTCCGTTTACACACCTAAAATTATTCATCCAGCAAATGCAAGTTTGATCCTTTCCACAAATAGACTATAG
- the LOC120260016 gene encoding subtilisin-like protease 4: protein MKGSTSILVLLFIFLFVMSVHASQTSDTNLRSVASQGSNSNEIMTYIIHLTKPECRTFLGYEELESWHRSFLPKMTLDSGEPRLVYSYFEVMTGFTARLTLEEVEAMQRMDGFLYAKLDVMRSELDTTYTPQYLGLSDPSTGIWYTESNMGEGIVIGVIDSGIPRNHPSFSDDQMLPKPVNWNGTCNFANFSCNNKIIGGVTFANGSKMNSALVDTGGHGTHVASIAAGNFVKNAMVVGKFNYTASGMAPRAHLSIYKTFYSRADSLKCYDQAMIDGVNIINYSIGSNPTDNFYDDTAAFSAYKATEKGISVSVSVGNRGNPKSLSHSAPWLTVVGASWLDRRLAAKVMLGNTNKFIGETGFYQPTQFNSSIFRPIVYPGVNNQRETLGCWNGSLNNINVKDKIVLCWAGNDNIGKGRVVLAAGGAAMILMVLHVTSNDANNILNYYNSPGGSPPNASIIFNGQVSGRRPAPAITPTSSRGPSLTNGGILKPDVIAPGYEILAASIVKGSPFNTYFKYDKLRYLI from the exons ATGAAGGGTTCCACTTCCATCTTAGTCcttttgttcatcttcttattTGTTATGAGTGTTCATGCTTCACAAACAAGTGATACTAATCTTCGATCAGTGGCTAGTCAGGGCAGTAATAGCAATGAGATAATGACATACATTATTCACTTGACCAAACCTGAGTGCAGGACCTTTCTTGGCTATGAAGAGTTGGAGAGTTGGCACAGATCTTTCCTTCCAAAAATGACATTGGACTCCGGTGAGCCCCGGCTAGTGTACTCCTATTTCGAAGTGATGACTGGATTCACGGCAAGGTTAACACTTGAGGAAGTTGAAGCCATGCAACGCATGGATGGCTTCCTATATGCAAAGCTGGATGTTATGAGATCAGAACTCGATACCACTTACACCCCTCAATATTTGGGGTTAAGTGATCCATCAACTGGAATATGGTACACGGAATCCAACATGGGAGAAGGCATCGTAATCGGAGTGATAGACTCAGGTATCCCACGGAACCACCCATCATTTTCTGATGATCAAATGCTTCCAAAACCGGTCAACTGGAATGGCACATGCAACTTCGCCAACTTctcttgtaacaataagatcATTGGTGGTGTGACATTTGCAAACGGGAGCAAAATGAATAGTGCACTAGTGGACACAGGTGGACATGGGACCCATGTGGCAAGCATAGCCGCCGGGAattttgtgaagaatgcaatgGTTGTTGGCAAATTCAATTACACTGCCTCTGGGATGGCGCCCAGAGCTCACCTATCCATCTACAAGACGTTCTATTCCCGTGCTGATAGTCTAAAATGTTATGATCAGGCAATGATTGATGGAGTGAATATCATCAATTACTCTATAGGTTCCAATCCAACCGATAACTTCTATGATGATACAGCTGCCTTCTCTGCATATAAGGCCACCGAGAAGGGTATTTCTGTCTCCGTCTCCGTTGGTAACAGGGGAAACCCAAAATCCCTAAGTCACTCTGCACCTTGGCTGACAGTGGTTGGAGCAAGCTGGCTGGATAGAAGGCTTGCAGCAAAAGTCATGCTTGGCAACACTAATAAGTTCATTGGAGAAACTGGGTTTTACCAGCCAACTCAATTCAACTCTTCCATCTTTCGTCCTATTGTGTACCCTGGAGTCAACAACCAAAGAGAAACTTTAGGTTGCTGGAATGGATCTTTGAACAACATCAATGTGAAGGATAAGATAGTGTTGTGCTGGGCCGGCAATGACAACATCGGCAAAGGACGTGTGGTTCTTGCCGCCGGTGGCGCCGCCATGATTCTCATGG TATTGCATGTCACCTCCAATGATGCCAACAATATTTTGAATTACTATAACTCTCCTGGAGGATCACCTCCCAACGCTAGCATAATATTCAATGGGCAAGTGTCCGGCCGTCGCCCTGCTCCAGCCATCACTCCAACTTCCTCCAGAGGTCCTAGTTTAACGAACGGTGGTATTTTGAAGCCGGATGTCATCGCGCCAGGCTATGAAATCCTTGCAGCATCCATTGTCAAAGGCAGTCCCTTTAATACCTATTTCAAGTATGACAAACTTAGATATCTT atttga